The bacterium genome has a segment encoding these proteins:
- the gndA gene encoding NADP-dependent phosphogluconate dehydrogenase, which translates to MSGGAYHLGMVGLGTMGRNLLLNMADHGYAVAGYDKDAARAQTLREEAGDLQIGATARLDEFIAMLRAPRAVMMLVPAGSVVDAVIGDLLPHLQPGDVLIDGGNSFFKDTDLRGKMLTDRGLQFLGVGVSGGEAGARRGPSLMPGGPPDAYERVRPVFEAVAAKVGADPCVAYMGPGSAGHYVKMVHNGIEYGLMQLIAEAYDLMKRGLGLGEDDLHAVFARWNTSELAGYLIEITAEIFLKVDDRTGKRLVNVILDAAKQKGTGMWTSQNAMDLHVPIPTIDMAVAMRDLSGLEAERTAASRRLAGPAPTLRDERGAFVAALGNALYASMLLTYAQGVATLHRASTAYGYGIDLETVARIWRGGCIIRAAALEKIRAAYRARPDLPNLLLDPALGTEVADRADDLRGIVGRGTAAGIPVPGFAASLAYLDGYRSAWLPANLIQAQRDYFGAHTYERIDDKGVFHTEWSRE; encoded by the coding sequence ATGAGCGGCGGCGCCTATCACCTCGGCATGGTGGGGCTCGGCACGATGGGCCGCAACCTCCTCCTCAACATGGCGGATCACGGGTATGCGGTCGCCGGCTACGACAAGGACGCCGCCCGGGCGCAGACGTTGCGGGAAGAGGCGGGCGACCTCCAAATCGGCGCGACCGCGCGTCTCGATGAGTTCATCGCGATGCTGCGCGCCCCGCGCGCGGTGATGATGCTGGTGCCCGCGGGGTCCGTGGTGGACGCGGTGATCGGCGACCTCCTACCCCACCTCCAGCCGGGCGACGTGCTGATCGACGGAGGCAACTCGTTCTTCAAGGACACCGACCTGCGCGGGAAGATGCTCACCGACCGCGGCCTCCAGTTCCTGGGGGTCGGCGTCTCGGGCGGCGAGGCCGGCGCGCGGCGCGGCCCCAGCCTGATGCCGGGCGGGCCGCCGGACGCGTACGAACGGGTGCGCCCCGTCTTCGAGGCCGTCGCCGCGAAAGTCGGGGCCGATCCGTGCGTGGCGTACATGGGTCCCGGGTCGGCGGGGCACTATGTGAAGATGGTCCACAACGGCATCGAGTACGGGCTCATGCAGCTCATCGCCGAAGCCTACGACCTGATGAAGCGTGGCCTCGGCCTCGGCGAAGATGACCTCCACGCGGTGTTCGCGCGCTGGAACACGAGCGAGCTGGCCGGGTATCTCATCGAGATCACGGCGGAGATCTTCCTGAAAGTCGACGACCGCACCGGGAAACGTCTGGTGAACGTGATCCTGGACGCGGCGAAGCAGAAGGGCACCGGGATGTGGACATCCCAGAACGCGATGGACCTGCACGTCCCGATTCCCACGATCGACATGGCGGTGGCGATGCGCGACCTCAGCGGCCTGGAGGCGGAGCGGACCGCCGCGAGCCGCCGACTCGCGGGGCCCGCTCCGACGCTGCGCGACGAGCGCGGCGCGTTTGTCGCCGCGCTCGGAAACGCGCTGTACGCCTCGATGCTCCTCACCTACGCGCAGGGTGTGGCGACGCTTCACCGCGCGTCCACCGCCTACGGCTACGGCATCGACCTCGAGACCGTCGCCCGCATCTGGCGCGGCGGCTGCATCATCCGCGCGGCCGCGCTGGAGAAGATTCGCGCGGCCTATCGCGCGCGGCCCGATCTGCCGAACCTGCTGCTCGACCCGGCGCTCGGCACGGAGGTGGCGGACCGTGCCGACGACCTGCGCGGGATCGTCGGCCGGGGGACGGCGGCGGGCATCCCGGTACCGGGGTTCGCCGCGTCGCTCGCGTATCTCGACGGCTACCGCAGCGCGTGGCTTCCGGCCAACCTCATCCAGGCGCAGCGCGACTATTTCGGCGCGCACACGTACGAGCGCATCGACGACAAGGGCGTTTTTCACACGGAGTGGAGCCGTGAGTGA
- a CDS encoding HAD family phosphatase: protein MSQPRITTLFCDIGGVLLTNGWDRAARRLAAEQFQLDPAALDERHHFVFDTYEEGKSTLDEYLSHVVFYEPRPFTRDAFKAFMFSRSQRLPGMIEFLQQLRTRHRLKIFALSNEGRELTLHRVRTFRLTDLMDAFVCSCFVHVRKPDADIFRIALDVAQATPAEAVYVDDRAMFAQIGGEQGLHAIHHTGVDTTRAELASLGLEAP from the coding sequence GTGAGCCAGCCGCGAATCACCACGCTGTTCTGCGACATCGGCGGGGTGTTGTTGACCAACGGGTGGGACCGGGCCGCCCGCAGGCTGGCGGCGGAGCAGTTCCAGCTCGACCCCGCCGCGCTCGACGAACGGCACCATTTCGTGTTCGATACGTACGAGGAAGGCAAGTCCACGCTCGACGAATACCTGAGCCACGTCGTGTTCTACGAGCCGCGGCCGTTCACGCGCGACGCGTTCAAGGCGTTCATGTTCTCCCGGTCGCAGCGGCTGCCCGGCATGATCGAGTTTCTCCAGCAACTGCGAACGCGCCATCGCCTCAAGATCTTCGCGCTCAGCAACGAAGGCCGCGAGTTGACCCTGCATCGGGTCCGCACGTTCCGGCTGACCGACCTCATGGACGCGTTCGTCTGCTCGTGCTTCGTACACGTCCGGAAGCCGGACGCGGACATCTTCCGGATCGCGTTGGACGTCGCCCAGGCGACGCCGGCGGAGGCGGTCTACGTCGACGACCGCGCGATGTTTGCGCAGATCGGCGGCGAGCAAGGACTCCACGCGATCCACCACACCGGCGTGGACACCACGCGGGCCGAGCTCGCCTCGCTCGGGCTCGAGGCCCCATGA